The following proteins are co-located in the Solanum pennellii chromosome 1, SPENNV200 genome:
- the LOC107018346 gene encoding uncharacterized protein LOC107018346, which produces MNSQNRKKQKWRHRMGPINFARVRVALRAAKDNNEEPSKPEIFIATRTKTGKEIQADTQVAIAELQNRQNSVETADDAFRAVFGKEQPGRVRCYGRSVTTSSLKKDEEINNLKQKHADEITSLKEELREEMQHLFTQLLQNNPGLNFQDIPECVGSNLASPIDASSAQAVRGTNLPYSSGSAQDSVLQKENAGN; this is translated from the exons ATGAATTCTCAAAacaggaaaaaacaaaagtggAGGCATCGAATGGGACCTATTAATTTTGCTAGAGTACGCGTGGCATTG CGTGCAGCCAAAGACAACAACGAAGAACCATCAAAGCCTGAAATATTTATTGCAACTCGTACCAAGACGGGAAAGGAAATCCAGGCTGATACCCAAGTTGCAATA gCTGAACTTCAAAATCGCCAAAATTCTGTGGAAACAGCTGATGATGCATTTAGGGCAGTGTTTGGAAAGGAGCAGCCTGGTCGAGTTAGGTGCTATGGTAGATCAGTGACAACAAGttctttgaagaaagatgaGGAAATTAACAATCTAAAACAAAAGCATGCCGATGAAATCACTTCTCTAAAGGAAGAATTGAGAGAAGAAATGCAACATTTATTCACTCAATTGCTGCAAAACAACCCTGGATTGAATTTTCAAGATATACCAGAGTGTGTTGGATCTAACCTTGCTTCACCTATTGATGCAAGTAGTGCACAAGCTGTAAGAGGCACAAATCTTCCATATTCTTCGGGGTCAGCTCAAGATTCGgttcttcaaaag gaaaatgcaggtaattga
- the LOC107018337 gene encoding uncharacterized protein LOC107018337, giving the protein MNLARYSKEYIDGIESFLDFDYSYGDPHGEKIQCPCAKCCNILWNRRNVVYDHLICHGFVKGYTRWINHGEWDIKLNVDDDMDYSCDDIDGLLNDQFRDVAQAGGVYDGPNEDAKKFYSLLEEANQELYSGCIGFSKLSFTLRLYLLKCLHGWSNESFTSLLELLKEAMPELNIPQSYNKTKSMVKNLGLDYDKIDACPNDCMLFRNDHKDDEFCHTCGASRYIQAPKVDSELESSKKQHRVSAKTLRHFPLIPRLKRLFMCSKTADSLRWHEEERSKDGKLRHPADGLAWKDFDRVHPDFAQDCRNVRLGLSSDGFNPFRTMNELKLLWDSGVETYDASRNETFQMRAALMWTISDFPAYAMLSGWSTKGKFACPCCNYGTNSRYLKHSRKMCYMDHRVFLPMDHPWRSNKRSFNGKTEFRPPPAPLKGIDVLNSLRDFENVFGKKKKRSNDGPWKKRSIFFELPYWQHNLLRHNLDVMHIEKNIVDSILGTLLDISGKTKDHAKARYDLKDMGIRKNLHPQDTEDSKRTKFTKACFSMTNGEKSIFCGVLKTAKLPDGSASNISRCVHLDERKVSNYKTHEAHFMLHYFLPIPIKSILPDHVAIPLIHLSSFFHRLCQKVITIEELDCLEVEIIETVNQLERMFPPSFFDIMIHLPIHLVNEVRLGGPVQNRWMYSTEREMGTLKSYIRNRRFQEDLIGERETMMNVTQVTQNLEHEQEVNNQSRRSKWSKAKNHCQNFSQWFETRALQEDVPDLIKQLSRGPNSVAKRYSGYLINGYRFHVRQRDARRKTQNSGVTLIASTTSFASSKDKNPIAADLTFYGRIVDIVKLNYYSHFKVVLFKCDWYEVEKDFYGLTYVYFNKRCSEEEPFVLASQVHQCFYVQDPYDQDKRYVVKTVPRDFFNMGDEVESNLPQSYENEPSEHSKGPSIPKDNGKVLLTRTDLPETIIDVPVEEFVNQKLEVEYEEEFEDEFKDESENEYEDKFSDAFEDESENEYEDESYDEVESEEESE; this is encoded by the exons ATGAATTTAGCAAGGTATAGCAAAGAGTATATTGATGGCATTGAATCATTTCTAGATTTTGATTACTCTTACGGAGATCCTCATGGAGAGAAAATTCAGTGTCCATGTGCGAAATGTTGTAATATTCTTTGGAACCGAAGGAATGTAGTGTATGATCATCTAATATGCCATGGATTCGTTAAAGGCTATACTAGATGGATCAATCACGGGGAATGGGATATCAAGttgaatgttgatgatgatatggattACTCGTGTGATGATATTGATGGGTTGTTGAATGATCAATTTAGAGATGTTGCACAGGCTGGAGGAGTTTATGATGGTCCAAATGAAGATGCCAAGAAATTCTATAGCTTACTTGAAGAGGCAAACCAAGAATTATATTCTGGTTGTATAGGTTTCTCTAAATTATCATTCACACTTCGCttatatttgttgaagtgtttacATGGATGGAGCAATGAATCATTCACTTCTCTTCTAGAGTTATTAAAAGAGGCGATGCCCGAGTTGAACATTCCTCAGTCTTACAATAAAACCAAGTCTATGGTTAAGAATCTTGGTCTggattatgataaaattgatgcATGTCCAAATGATTGCATGTTGTTCAGGAATGATCATAAGGATGACGAATTTTGTCATACTTGTGGAGCTTCACGATATATTCAAGCTCCTAAAGTTGATAGTGAGCTTGAGTCTTCAAAAAAACAACATCGAGTTTCTGCAAAGACTTTGAGACACTTTCCATTAATTCCTAGACTCAAAAGGCTATTTATGTGCTCAAAGACGGCAGATTCTTTGAGGTGGCATGAAGAGGAACGTTCTAAAGATGGAAAGTTAAGGCATCCCGCTGATGGTCTAGCATGGAAAGACTTTGATAGGGTGCATCCAGATTTCGCACAAGATTGTCGCAATGTGAGACTTGGCTTGTCAAGTGATGGATTCAATCCATTTCGAACCATGA acgagttaaaattattatgggATTCTGGGGTTGAAACATATGATGCTTCCAGAAATGAAACTTTTCAAATGCGGGCAGCTCTTATGTGGACAATCAGTGATTTTCCTGCATATGCTATGTTATCTGGTTGGAGTACAAAAGGAAAGTTTGCTTGCCCTTGTTGTAACTATGGCACTAATTCTCGCTATCTTAAACATAGTCGGAAAATGTGCTATATGGATCATCGTGTTTTTCTACCGATGGATCATCCATGGAGATCAAACAAAAGATCATTCAATGGAAAAACTGAATTTAGGCCTCCTCCAGCTCCTTTAAAGGGAATTGATGTTCTTAATAGCTTACGTGATTTTGAAAATGTGTttgggaagaagaaaaagagatcaAATGATGGCCCATGGAAaaaaaggtcaattttttttgaattaccttACTGGCAGCACAACTTGTTACGTCACAACCTTGATGTAATGCACATAGAGAAGAACATAGTTGATAGCATACTTGGAACTCTTTTGGATATTTCAGGAAAAACAAAGGATCATGCAAAAGCACGGTATGATTTGAAAGATATGGGAATCAGGAAGAACCTTCATCCACAAGATACAGAAGATAGTAAGAGAACAAAGTTTACAAAGGCGTGCTTCTCAATGACAAATGGAGAGAAATCCATCTTTTGTGGAGTTTTAAAGACAGCCAAGCTACCTGATGGTAGTGCCTCCAATATATCTAGGTGTGTGcacttggatgaaagaaagGTGTCTAATTATAAAACCCATGAAGCTCATTTCATGTTACATTACTTTCTTCCAATACCAATTAAAAGCATTCTTCCTGATCATGTGGCTATTCCTTTGATTCATCTAAGTTCCTTCTTCCATCGTTTGTGCCAAAAAGTAATCACAATTGAGGAACTGGATTGCTTAGAAGTAGAGATCATAGAAACAGTAAATCAGTTGGAGCGAATGTTTCCTCCTTCATTTTTTGATATCATGATTCATTTGCCTATTCATTTGGTGAATGAAGTGAGATTAGGCGGCCCAGTGCAAAATCGATGGATGTATTCCACTGAAAGAGAAATGGGTACATTAAAATCATACATTCGCAATAGGCGTTTTCAGGAAG ATTTAATAGGAGAGCGCGAAACAATGATGAATGTGACCCAAGTGACGCAGAACCT AGAGCATGAGCAAGAGGTTAATAATCAGTCACGAAGATCTAAATGGAGTAAAGCTAAGAATCATTGTCAAAACTTCTCTCAATGGTTTGAAACTCGTGCTTTGCAAGAGGATGTGCCTGATTTGATAAAACAATTGTCTAGAGGACCAAATTCTGTTGCAAAAAGATATTCTGGGTATCTCATAAATGGATATAGATTCCATGTTAGGCAGCGTGATGCAAGGCGTAAAACACAAAATAGTGGTGTTACACTAATTGCCTCAACTACAAGCTTTGCAAGCTCAAAGGATAAAAATCCGATTGCTGCAGATTTGACTTTTTATGGTAGAATAGTTGATATTGTTAAATTAAACTATTACAGCCATTTTAAGGTTGTTTTATTTAAGTGTGATTGGTATGAGGTTGAAAAAGATTTTTATGGCCTTACTTATGTCTATTTTAACAAGAGATGCTCTGAGGAAGAGCCTTTTGTGCTTGCATCTCAAGTACACCAATGCTTCTATGTGCAAGATCCATATGATCAAGATAAACGTTATGTTGTAAAGACTGTTCCAAGAGACTTTTTTAACATGGGTGATGAAGTTGAATCTAATCTCCCACAAAGTTATGAAAATGAGCCATCTGAACATTCGAAGGGTCCATCTATACCAAAAGATAATGGTAAAGTACTCTTAACAAGGACTGATTTACCAGAAACAATCATTGATGTGCCTGTGGAAGAATTTGTCAATCAAAAACTTGAAGTCGAGTATGAAGAGGAGTTTGAAGATGAATTCAAAGATGAGTCTGAAAATGAGTATGAAGATAAGTTTTCAGATGCGTTTGAAGACGAGTCTGAAAATGAGTATGAAGATGAGTCTTATGATGAAGTCGAATCTGAAGAAGAGTCTGAATAA
- the LOC107018356 gene encoding uncharacterized protein LOC107018356, protein MDIVWKSQLVPKQTMDPPMPSEVEIGGTKDVDVIDNEREFDNVTEKVFFVTEKVFMKHIVTKKRSVSFEDDKKLQHRSAIAIVSLVKKKNNHGSFTIPCTIELLYFDKALCDLGASINLIPLSIYKKLGLGDDDVPIKVESYIFLANFVIIRCEDHFEVPIILGRSFLSTGHALVDMEKVKIKERLGVEALEIVIMNFLSDFIEEYDELATTLDRCEYRAKAKKLDLDMKNQEIPLAM, encoded by the exons atggaCATTGTGTGGAAGTCACAACTCGTGCCTAAGCAAACCATGGATCCTCCAATGCCATCAGAGGTAGAAATTGGTGGTACTAAAGATGTAGATGTGATTGATAATGAGAGAGAGTTCGATAATGTGACCGAGAAAGTGTTTTTTGTAACTGAGAAAGTG TTTATGAAACACATAGTTACAAAGAAGAGATCTGTGAGTTTTGAAGATGACAAGAAGTTGCAACATCGTAGTGCTATTGCTATAGTTTCTCttgtgaagaaaaagaataatcatGGTTCTTTCACTATCCCTTGCACCATCGAATTATTGTATTTTGACAAGGCATTGTGCGATCTTGGTGCTAGCATTAACCTCATCCCATtgtcaatttacaagaagttgggatTGGGTGACGACGATGTGCCTATAAAAGTGGAGTCATATATCTTTTTGGCCAATTTTGTTATTATACGCTGTGAGGATCACTTTGAGGTTCCAATTATCCTTGGGAGATCATTCCTTTCCACGGGGCATGCTTTGGTTGACATGGAGAAA GTGAAAATCAAGGAGAGATTGGGCGTTGAGGCATTAGAAATAGTAATAATGAACtttttgagtgattttattgaagagtatgatgaATTAGCGACAACACTTGATAGGTGTGAATATCGGGCAAAGGCAAAGAAATTGGACTTGGATATGAAAAATCAGGAGATTCCATTAGCAATGTAG